A segment of the Mercurialis annua linkage group LG4, ddMerAnnu1.2, whole genome shotgun sequence genome:
GAAAGAACATAAGATTTATTATAGATAATGTGAGTAATAAAATTTGTAGTAATTGGTTAGATTTTTTGATTTGtggataattatttatattttttacaactgattaatttttaaaatttaccaaAACGTCCCGAAACTTTTCGTATGAGTTTAGTTTTCGGTTTCCGAAACAGCAAACACAACTTTGTTCTCTgactttctttttccttttttatcaGATTAAATTTTTCACAAGCCAAAGCAAATTCCAAACCTCTTGCCAATAGCTATAAATCTTTTCTTTAGAAGTAAATATTATCTACATCAATATCATTACAGTTCATTGTGTTAAGCATATATTATAGCATATTTAAAAGTCATAAATGAGATAAACAACTCAAGTGCGGCAGGAATTCATAGATGACCTAGATCTCACATATTAAATTGAATTGAGCTGATAAAGATGAAAATCCGACCTTGAGCAAGCTTTGCAGAAAGCtcttgggattttgaatctgcttCAGAATGTGCCTCTCGAAGATGCCTCAAAGCCTCCTCCATTACGCTACGTAGTTGTTTTTCTTCATCAAGTTCTAAACTCATAGACTCGATCTTTTTACGGAGTTCATCCACCTCAGAAGGTCCCGCAGATCCCTGATCACTTGTTTCAGTTCTCTGTTGAGATTCATCAGGTGCCAACTGAAGATCTTTCAAACTGTCAAACTGAGACTTCAAGAACTCATTCTGAAACCTTAGCTCAACAACCATCTCAACAAGCTGCTCGTATGTATTCTCCGCCGACAGAGTGTTACCGTGCAGCCCATTTTCCTTAGCAGCATTCACATTCTTCCCATTGTCCATATCAGACAACTGTTTTTCATCATCTAAAGAAGCTTCATGCGTGTGAGCTTCTGGTACTTCGACAACATTGCGTTCATCTTTTGACATATTTGATTCTGGTAACCGCCTCTGTTCCTTCCTTATCTTCTCAACCGCAATCAACTGACCTTCTTCTTTAAAATCCTGTTGTGATTctcaacaaaaatcataacaCACCCTTTGAGATTCTCTGCATCAATCAATTTCTGAACTCTATCCCGGGAAAAACATACTATTACCAGGGATAAGAAATTTCACGAATTACTATGAGTTACTGCAATTCgaacaaagaaaagaaaaataattaaaatgctGGATTTAAACATATTGCATCATAGTAACACACAATTTAGCAAGCACAAAAATAATGTCGAAAGCAACTCAGATCAAAATATCAAAGAAAACGCGTATAAACAAAACAGCATTTCATAAATGTAAAGCTGTTTCTTGGAAAATCACATGCAACCAACTAAAGCAGCAAAAATACTACAACTTCTGTCAATTTATAATTCCTATAACGgaaatttaaactaatattCGCATTCAAAAAAAAGAAGCTAGCCAACTAACTAAAACTAACCATTCAATTAGAGAAACAAAATAAAGCTCGTTACTACATAATCATCATCATTGAAACGCAACCAACCAAACAATGATCCATCGGATCTTCTTAcattcaaaagttaaaaataatataaaaaagagcAAATTTCCATCTCCATTAAAACTAAAAGCATAAACAAAAATTTGAACTGAAAGTGCATTGCTACGGTACCTGTCCTGTTCAAGTGGCGTAGAGTAAGagatcaaatcaaatcaaatcccTAATCGTTTCTTTCAATTAgggaattgaattgaattgagttgAGTTGAGTTGAGTTGTATGATTGGATCTAACGCTAAGTCGTAGCGCGCGAGGGGGACAACTGAAAACGTTGCCGTTTCCTGACTGGCTCACAAGCCCAggtttctcttcttttttttacgcccttttccaaaattttcacaaaaATTCCCTTTCCAAAATTTTgggacttaagtagcaatttgccccttcaacttgtaagcaatgggcaattaacacacaaattaactttgttggcaaatcaatacacggacttgttgattatgggcaattagcccattttggcaaattaacttacaagttaagggggcaaattgccaaattaagagacaattaacttacaaattgagggggcaaattgcccataatcatcaagttcatgtactgatttgcccacaaagttaatatatgtgttaattgcccattacttgcaagttcagggggcatattgccacttaagtcaaaattttggttttcaagcatattttttttaactctcTTTTCATATTTACGCTTTTTTTTCAACATTGTTTGCTCGCCGTCTTTCGGTGCTTTTCTCTAGACCATTTTCTTCGCCTAGTCTTTTTTTCCAACTGATTCTTCCTCTCTAAAATACatgttcttttttattcattcaaAATTTTGTTTCAGTGTccactataaaaataaataagcggaatttttaaaaatctcattttttttaactttacaGTGGAGATTGATAAGCTTTGAATGAACTAACAAAAACACGTATTTTAGAGAGGAAAAATCAGTTGGAAAAAGAGATAAGACGAAGAAAACAGTCAAAAGACTAGCGCAAGAAGACGGCGAGCGAAAAATGTGGAAAAAGCTTAAATATGAAAAgagaaagttaaaaaaaaagtacgcttgaaaactaaaattttgaaaggatgttttgtaattttttttaaaaagggcGTACAAACacgtaattttctttttttttttatctcaatcagaatatatcaattttttggAATTTCTGATTTTGGATAGGGTAGTTTGGATTTTGATTAATTCGTTTCTTTCTTTTctatcctttttttaatttgttacttgtcattttttttgttaatttttaaatttattatgtgATCTGAGAGTGATGTTGTAAATATTCTCATTCAAGCATCTCGTTTATCAGATCAGTTGAATTATgtctttaattgtttttgtgacttggagaaatttttttatattaaaagaaaaaacaaatatttttttggttatGGGACACTAATTCTTATCAAGCACCGGGAATTTGAAAAAGTGATTCATAACGGTCTGACCTTCAAGATTACTTATATAaatatctcaaattttcattttatatatattcatcacttgtgattttttttttacaaaaatctctctcaaaaacagtttatatttatacctcataattataaataagcATATTTTAACACAAAGTATGACAAACATGCCCTAACATATTGAAAACTGAATTACACACAAAAAAGCTTTCTTtccaaacaaataaacaatataaatcaaatccataaataaaagcaagaagaaattttatcagatcacatttaaaatacaaaaagaaaaatcataTGCTTATACGATAACATAAaaatagattgatttttcatattttgtgtgttaataataattcataaaagtttaaaacaatttcaaatcaattttcaaatattaacttgaaaattcaaaatatgCAGAATGATATTTCAGATTCATATAGAGTTGATATATGAGATTAAGATCTGAATTGATTTCATGTTGTCGCAATGTTGATTTCAAGTTGACATGTAATTGATTTTTGAATTAGTTTCAAGTAAAATAGACTAAAAGTGCCACAAGGTATAAATGTagaatctttttaaaaaatatgagaaTTTAGCATAAAGAAATTTGTAGGTCGCTgatgtaaattttacaaaaaatgaGTCATAAAATGTACCGTCTCCGGCTAAATAGAATTGTCAACTTTCAGATTTTTTTTGATTCataaactcttgtccacttctAGTAAATACAATAGATTTTCCTATATTATCCTTATTTAAAATCCAATAATCAACTATTTGTTATTAGTATTTGTCGATATCAATCACTAAATAAGGGTATATTAAAGAAAGtttgatataaatttataaacatcaataacattttttttcaaaaactgcGTGAAAAAGTGAAAATATACAACGTtattggaacggagggagtaaaaaAGCACGGatgaaaatttcaaaattctcccCATCTGTTACATAAAGTCGATCATATGATTCATACCATAAATAAGGTCAGTTTATAGAATCATGAACACAGATCAAGAAAGGTAAGAAAATGTATTCAGGAAGATCAGAAACCAGAGGCTATTTTCATCTCCTACAATTCAAGGGAGGAACCTAATCTTTACAGGCATTAGGTAAACTCATAAGAACAAGCCATGGCAACTGAAAATTTGTTGAAACTGGACTAACGAAACAAGAGAGGCTCATTATCATATCAGCCTCTGTATTACAAAAATGGGAACTGAATGCTGACCTATTACATCAACTACTGTAAATTTATCTTTAGAAATCTCGTAATAACATGTCGTGTATAGCCACTATTTTTCTCTCACTACGGAACTAAAAATATTTAGCAAGTCTCTCAAGTCTCTGTCAATTTTTCCCCTTGATCCGGAGCTGTTGAAAAGAACGCTGCCCAATTCAGTATATATTACATGAAACAAAAAGCATTAAAACGCCACGATTTTTTTTAACTTGAGATCACAATGGGAAAGGGGGAACTGTGGGCTAGTGAGACTCAGAGTTCTGCCATGCGCTCGTGCCATTTGAGTTAGAGCTCATTGACACTAATGGCTACAACCTTGACTAGTGCTATAATTAGCATAAGACCAATCATAGCTCTATAGGCGAGCATGCATCccaaatttaacatttttaatgaaattgaaAGTAACACAGGATATCACTTACCTTTGCATCTAACTTCTCTGAAAGTAACAGATACATGTTTGAAGAATTCCTTTGTAGCATCTGTACATACCGAAATTATCAGCTTCCTAAAACTAAACCATGCAACCAGAAAACATGAGCTCATGCCTAAGTCATAAGAGATACAGTCAGAACAGTGGGAAAGAAGTTTTTAgcaaaatgctaaaaatatgtTTTCTTCTCAGATGTCAACGATAAGGCTATGCAGATGGAGAGAAATAAAATGATGTCTGAGCTCATACAAGGAACATACCATGGTTCATTGTAAGGGATGGGTCTTCCTCATTAAGGCATCCTATCAACTTTGCTGGTGTTCCCGCCATCATGCTTCAGAAAAGTACAGAAAACGGTATATGACCAGATATAACTATGGCAAGACAAATTCAATAAGTAGTGGTCTCGTTATGCTGATAAATAAGAAATTATCGTGCTACCTGTGTGGATCCACATTCTTCAACACAAGAGAACCAGCTGCTATCATAGCCCCTTCACCTACTTTTATATTCCCGAGTATTGTTGCACAAGCTCCAATTAGTGCGCCATCACCTACTTTTGGATGGCGATCACCGACTTCTTTCCCCGTACCTCCTAATGTTACACCCTGTCAATCATCTGTTTGATGAGCATagtgaaatatcaaataaataagcTGCTGCATTCCAATTCCTAAGCCAACGACAACCTGCAAATACTTACGTCGATGGGGTATAAATTTAATACTGGATGAGTTCCAAGCCATtcaagattttgaaatttaattgttCCGGGGTAAGCCCTTTTCAGATGGGCAAAAAAGGTAGCATAACTAAAGAATTTCAGCAATTATAGTTCTTATATTCCCCTAGAAAGAATTTACATTAACCCAATTAATAAAGGGGAAAAGGATTTaaagttaaaagttaaaacaaatgaaaataagAGCGCACCGGAAACAAATAAGCAAATGAGCAAGAAAACTCACGGAGATATAAGGAGAAAATAGGGCATGTAGCCAACTTATTAAAGCAATAAATATATCTAAACTAGATAAACACATAGTTTGATGTTATGGCCATACTGTTAACAATGACAAGGAAACGCTTGCAAAGGGAGAACTAGGGTGACTTACATGCATCAGAGAGACTCTGTTTCCCACAACAGCTGTTTCGCCTATAACAACACCAGTTCCATGGTCCAATAATATCCCCTCTCCAATTTTGGCAGCTGCaacatttattaaaatgataaacaGTCTCCTTACACGACAGCAAAAGGAACTCTCCATTATTTCATATAAATCGAAAGGCATAAAGAATTATCTAGGAAAAATTACTCAATATTCagattatatttttcatttatcaGCAACGTTAATTTAAGCAATCCCAAGATTAATATGTTGCCTATGATTAAGTGCAGCTGCTTTCTACTTTTTGTTACAAAAACAGGACTAAATTAAAGGACAAATTCTGGTCTTTACTGAAATTGGTGATAAATTTATGGATACGAATGGCATAAAACATGTATCAAAGAAATTAATGTACCTGGATGTATGTCAACACCAGAAACCTGAACAAAAGAACGAATGGATTTTTAGCATATAAAAGAAACCaggaagaaacaaaaataaattggtAATCTAGTATGAAATTACCTCACTGATTTGACTTTGTAATGCCAGGGCCAATAATTTACGTCCTTGGTTCCACAAAACATGTGCTACTCGATATGCTTGCAAAGAATGGTAACCCTGTCCAAGAAAATGGACTTCACAATTCACACATTCAAGAATCTAAACGAGAATCTTCCTAGCACAAAGGAAAACATCCCTGACACAGAATAATTTTATAGAAGGACAATATAAATTACAGTATAACAGTATCTCAGGGACACTGACAATCCGCCATGAGGTAAGAAAGAAAGTACCTTAAGATACAACAACGCTGAACAATACGACAAGCAAGCAGGATTTCGGTCTTTAAATGCCTAGGAAAGGAAAAACGATATCAAAAACTAAGATCAGATTCATCATTTTGTCCctaaaaagaaaggaaatatATCTTGTGAATTGACAAGAAAAAGGTTACCTGCAGATCTAGGCGAATTGAACGCTGAATACCTCTATCATGCATCATTACATGACAAATTATGTCGAACAACTGAGTTGCCAAGAGAGTTAGATTTTGAAGTCTATTCGCAAGAACAAATGCCAGCGCTTGCTCTAAGCAATTGTGCGACAGGATACTGGCATACAAGAAGCTACTAAGAATCGGCTCTTTTTCTGCCTGCAAATTATATGACAGTTAAAAACATAACCAAATTTCCAAAATTCCAATGCTTCCATAAAAATATTACTAGTTGTCCTCAATCCCCCTTGTCTATTTCACATATTAAGAAAAAGCTGGCACCAACACTTCAATATATTGTTTAATTTCTAGAAACAATATCAATAGTGATTGAAACATAAACAGATTAATGAAAAATGATTAAAGTGGCTTactttcataaatcatttatgCAACAGTATGTGAATTGAAATTTAGTGATGTCTCTTTCCAAACTATTCAATTTTGAACAAAAAGATAATAAACTGAAAAGTAAGTAAACCACCATTACTAAGACTATAATAAGCAGTAATTTGACACAATTAAACCTCAATTTCTTCACATCACAAAAACATTCCAACCAtcaaaacattaacaaaaagAAACAATCTTTTTCAATAAAATCAAAGTGGGTACCTCCAACTTGGCTTCTTGTCTCATTTCATCCCAAATAGGGTCACTAGAATCAGCCCCAGAAAGCACAACACAGTCAGCCTTAGACGAACCCATTGCATAAACAGGAAACACTTTCTCAAAAGGGAAAGGTGGTGGTTCGGCTTCTGTTGCAATGTCTGGTTCATCATTATTATTACTCAGAGATAATCTTTTAGATAGAATTTCAGGCAaagaagacgaagaagaagaaggccaACTCTCATCAGTTAAACAAGCCATGAGATGAGAGAGAGGAAATTGAATAATTGCAAGAAACCCAATAATAATATGGAGAGTTAATGATGATGATGTTTGGTTATCATGAAACCGATGAAAAGGAAATGAAGTGGTGAATTGAGAAGTTGAAAATGACAAGAATCAACACAGCAGCCAAGTCTCGTCATCTTGTTTGTTTCTGTAGCTTTTTAG
Coding sequences within it:
- the LOC126676954 gene encoding serine acetyltransferase 2-like — its product is MACLTDESWPSSSSSSLPEILSKRLSLSNNNDEPDIATEAEPPPFPFEKVFPVYAMGSSKADCVVLSGADSSDPIWDEMRQEAKLEAEKEPILSSFLYASILSHNCLEQALAFVLANRLQNLTLLATQLFDIICHVMMHDRGIQRSIRLDLQAFKDRNPACLSYCSALLYLKGYHSLQAYRVAHVLWNQGRKLLALALQSQISEVSGVDIHPAAKIGEGILLDHGTGVVIGETAVVGNRVSLMHGVTLGGTGKEVGDRHPKVGDGALIGACATILGNIKVGEGAMIAAGSLVLKNVDPHSMMAGTPAKLIGCLNEEDPSLTMNHDATKEFFKHVSVTFREVRCKAPDQGEKLTET